Proteins encoded together in one Musa acuminata AAA Group cultivar baxijiao chromosome BXJ3-6, Cavendish_Baxijiao_AAA, whole genome shotgun sequence window:
- the LOC135639493 gene encoding protein TUNICAMYCIN INDUCED 1-like, whose protein sequence is MAMPSTVLVAVFLLFLAAGSSDSSTASLPFNSSFTLLPPPPPDSPLPRPLLREVVRALAAKEGWDPAAEVRIADLDGKTARVGVSQRYEFHVRVGRRAMIVRFYDEAVSWRRADGAVVESGSDLVAGDGVAGLTPAVRALELVGPLDLRVDGGGGDADLISLHLPTSNITYSGLRQIFVGIGIRIKIEGAQGVSLSHPYDIGLSLNGSLAAHVEHNNKFWHLGYSSCVPHLSVHVVGSVSVSAHGYDNTVGDIEAAFKTDDTVELLPAKCYSNGRVKQISSCSFCFVSSRLSMLDKLVGGLLGNNVSPDTSVRFTKAKITSATVIKFRLQLERDITENNNRSLEKVPEWKQKPKAAQSWLEIMARVEGEGRLKPVLVKKLKRPYTIADSISFSSLMSNISFTKFPSFVVPPEALTLDVKW, encoded by the exons ATGGCGATGCCTTCTACTGTTCTCGTCgccgtcttcctcctcttcctcgccgCCGGTTCCTCCGATTCCTCCACCGCATCCCTCCCCTTTAACTCCTCCTTCACCCTCCTCCCTCCCCCGCCACCGGATTCCCCGCTCCCTCGACCGCTCCTGAGGGAGGTGGTGAGGGCGCTCGCGGCTAAGGAGGGGTGGGATCCGGCGGCTGAGGTTAGGATCGCCGATTTGGACGGAAAGACCGCCAGGGTCGGCGTGTCACAGAGGTATGAGTTTCACGTTAGGGTCGGCAGGAGGGCCATGATCGTGAGGTTCTACGATGAGGCCGTCTCGTGGAGAAGGGCGGATGGGGCAGTTGTTGAGTCTGGGTCGGACTTGGTCGCTGGTGATGGGGTCGCAGGGCTCACGCCGGCCGTCAGGGCTTTGGAGTTGGTGGGGCCGCTCGATTTGAGGGTTGACGGCGGTGGTGGAGATGCTGATCTGATCTCGCTGCATTTGCCCACT tcAAACATCACCTATAGTGGCTTAAGGCAGATATTTGTTGGTATTGGCATCAGGATAAAGATAGAGGGTGCCCAAGGAGTCTCTCTCAGCCACCCTTACGATATTGGGCTTTCGCTTAATGGAAGCTTAGCtgcacatgttgaacacaataatAAGTTTTGGCACCTTGGCTACTCCTCTTGCGTACCACATCTCTCAGTGCATGTCGTGGGATCAGTATCAGTATCGGCTCATGGGTACGATAACACTGTAGGTGACATCGAAGCTGCATTCAAGACCGATGATACTGTTGAATTGCTACCTGCAAAATGTTACAGCAATGGCCGTGTAAAGCAGATATCATCCTGTTCATTTTGTTTTGTCAGTTCGAGGTTGAGCATGCTAGACAAACTCGTTGGGGGCTTGCTCGGCAACAATGTCTCTCCCGACACATCCGTACGATTCACCAAAGCAAAGATCACATCGGCAACTGTAATCAAATTCCGATTGCAGCTCGAAAGAGACATTACCGAGAACAACAACAGGAGCTTGGAAAAGGTACCAGAATGGAAACAGAAACCCAAGGCTGCACAAAGCTGGTTGGAGATAATGGCTAGAGTGGAAGGAGAAGGGCGGCTGAAGCCTGTGTTAGTAAAAAAGCTGAAGAGACCTTACACTATCGCGGATTCTATTTCTTTCAGCAGTTTGATGTCAAATATTTCGTTCACAAAATTTCCATCATTCGTCGTACCTCCCGAGGCTTTGACATTGGACGTAAAGTGGTAG
- the LOC103990115 gene encoding L-ascorbate oxidase homolog, with the protein MMRLVCGVLVFLAAAFVAGADDPYRFFTWTVTYGPIYPLGVQQQGILINGQFPGPRLDCVTNDNIVIDVINKLDEPLLLTWNGIKQRKNSWQDGVLGTNCPILPSGNFTYKFQTKDQIGGFTYFPSTGMQRAAGGFGSLNVYQRPQIPVPYAKPADDFSLLVGDWYRASHKVLQKALDSGSSLPFPDDLLINGQKYTAFAGDQGKTYLFRISNVGMTTSINFRIQGHKMKLVEVEGSHTLQNIYDSLDIHVGQSLSVLVTLDQAPKDYYIVASTRFTRKVLTATAVLHYSNSNSPVSGPIPGGPAYGLHWSMKQARTFRWNLTASAARPNPQGSYHYGKITRSRSIMLANSAAVIGGKQRYAINGVSFVVPGTPLKLADDFNIAGVFTWDSLPIPPAGGSPVLSTPVVRFNLHDFVEIIFQNTENTMQTWHLDGYDFWVVGYGSGKWTERLRRRYNLVDAVTRHTVQVYPNGWSAILVSLDNQGMWNLRSAMWARQYLGQQFYIRVWTPEKSYANEYDMPANALRCGKAVALR; encoded by the exons ATGATGAGGCTGGTCTGTGGAGTTTTGGTGTTCTTGGCCGCAGCCTTCGTCGCCGGAGCTGACGACCCCTATCGATTCTTCACCTGGACTGTGACGTATGGGCCTATCTATCCTCTTGGAGTTCAGCAGCAG GGAATCCTCATCAATGGCCAGTTCCCTGGACCTCGCCTCGACTGCGTCACCAACGACAACATCGTCATCGACGTGATCAACAAGCTCGACGAGCCACTGCTCTTGACATG GAACGGGATCAAACAGAGGAAGAACTCTTGGCAAGATGGAGTGCTGGGGACCAACTGCCCCATCCTCCCCAGTGGCAACTTCACGTACAAGTTCCAGACCAAGGACCAGATTGGCGGGTTCACCTACTTCCCCTCCACCGGCATGCAGAGGGCGGCGGGTGGTTTCGGCTCCCTCAATGTGTACCAGAGGCCGCAGATCCCGGTGCCGTACGCGAAGCCCGCGGATGATTTCAGCTTGCTCGTCGGCGACTGGTACAGGGCCAGCCATAAG GTGTTGCAGAAAGCTCTGGATTCAGGAAGCTCGTTGCCTTTCCCAGATGATCTTCTCATCAATGGACAAAAGTACACTGCCTTTGCCGGAGATCAAG GGAAGACTTACCTCTTCAGGATCTCGAATGTGGGCATGACGACCTCTATCAACTTCAGGATCCAAGGCCACAAGATGAAGCTTGTGGAAGTAGAAGGATCGCACACTCTTCAGAACATCTACGATTCCCTCGACATCCATGTCGGTCAATCCTTGTCCGTGCTGGTCACGCTTGATCAGGCTCCCAAGGACTACTACATCGTCGCCTCCACCCGGTTCACCCGGAAGGTCCTGACCGCGACCGCCGTCCTCCATTACAGCAATTCTAACTCCCCTGTTTCCGGTCCGATCCCCGGCGGTCCGGCCTACGGGCTGCATTGGTCCATGAAGCAAGCTAGAACATTCAG GTGGAATCTGACAGCAAGCGCAGCCAGGCCGAATCCGCAAGGTTCGTACCACTACGGCAAGATAACCAGGTCGAGATCGATCATGTTGGCCAATTCAGCAGCCGTGATCGGTGGGAAGCAGCGCTATGCTATCAATGGCGTCTCCTTTGTGGTGCCCGGTACGCCCTTAAAGCTCGCCGACGACTTCAACATCGCCGGGGTCTTCACTTGGGACAGCCTTCCGATTCCGCCGGCCGGAGGTTCCCCTGTTCTTAGCACGCCGGTGGTCCGGTTCAACCTCCATGATTTCGTCGAGATCATCTTCCAGAACACCGAGAACACCATGCAGACATGGCATCTCGATGGCTACGACTTCTGGGTCGTCGG ATATGGCTCTGGAAAATGGACAGAGCGTCTCCGAAGACGGTACAATCTAGTGGACGCTGTCACCAGACACACTGTGCAG GTTTATCCAAATGGATGGTCTGCGATCTTGGTGTCATTGGACAACCAAGGAATGTGGAACCTGAGGTCTGCAATGTGGGCAAGACAGTACTTGGGGCAGCAGTTCTACATCAGAGTGTGGACTCCGGAGAAAAGCTACGCCAATGAGTATGACATGCCTGCAAATGCCTTGCGGTGTGGGAAGGCTGTTGCCCTTCGCTAG
- the LOC135639998 gene encoding transcription factor NIGTH1-like has protein sequence MDVPPFSSATAREIGRELVELEMGSAAAEFGLDFKLCAMRTVGGFLKEAAAAVQSSDGGVAKLENSVRSLEEERRKIEAFKRELPLCMLLLTDVIEGLKKELERCRGDRFVHVFQELMPIRSRCEEEGGAKLEVDCKDKKKWMSSAQLWSDYSSDDNRNDDDQSVADERDGGPDGQEEEEENLCLESKSGADTFVPFKGMAALVMSSKQEVTPTAVLSDLSLRSPAVGSASFPVSVVAGNHPGSGSVSKCVGRAPPSTAGAHLSLQLQQQRKARRCWSPELHRRFVFALQQLGGAQVATPKQIRELMKVDGLTNDEVKSHLQKYRLHTRKMPNASPPASRPVVVLGGLWVPPENHTAPPQKSVSQSGSPQSPLQLADARRAISPTAGDSCEEEGGKSECHNWR, from the exons ATGGACGTGCCCCCCTTCTCATCTGCAACGGCGCGAGAGATCGGGAGGGAGCTGGTGGAGCTGGAGATGGGATCTGCGGCGGCGGAGTTCGGTTTGGACTTTAAGCTCTGCGCCATGAGGACCGTCGGTGGCTTTCTAaaagaggcggcggcggcggttcaGAGCAGCGATGGTGGGGTCGCGAAGTTGGAGAACTCCGTGAGGAGCTTGGAGGAGGAGCGGAGAAAGATCGAGGCCTTTAAGCGCGAGCTCCCCCTCTGCATGCTTCTCCTCACCGACg TGATCGAAGGGTTGAAGAAGGAGCTTGAGAGGTGCCGGGGCGATAGATTCGTGCATGTCTTCCAAGAGCTAATGCCCATCAGGAGTAGGTGCGAAGAGGAGGGTGGGGCGAAGCTGGAAGTCGACTGCAAGGATAAGAAGAAATGGATGAGCTCCGCTCAGCTGTGGAGCGATTATTCTAGCGACGACAACAGGAACGATGATGACCAGAGCGTGGCGGATGAG AGAGATGGAGGACCAGATggccaggaggaggaggaggagaacttgtGCTTAGAATCCAAGAGTGGCGCCGACACGTTTGTGCCATTTAAGGGCATGGCGGCGCTTGTGATGAGCTCAAAGCAGGAGGTGACTCCCACGGCGGTGCTGTCCGATCTCTCCTTGCGTTCACCTGCCGTCGGGAGCGCCTCTTTCCCCGTTTCTGTCGTCGCTGGGAACCATCCTGGCAGCGGCTCGGTCTCTAAGTGCGTTGGTCGAGCGCCGCCGTCGACGGCAGGTGCCCACCTTAGCTTGCAGCTCCAGCAACAGAGGAAGGCGAGGCGGTGCTGGTCTCCAGAGCTACACCGCCGGTTCGTATTCGCTCTCCAGCAGCTCGGTGGCGCTCAAG TGGCAACTCCAAAGCAGATCAGAGAACTGATGAAGGTGGATGGTCTCACCAACGATGAAGTGAAGAGCCATCTGCAG AAATACCGATTGCACACTCGAAAGATGCCTAATGCTTCACCTCCTGCTAGCCGACCGGTTGTGGTTTTGGGAGGCTTGTGGGTTCCTCCTGAGAACCACACCGCACCACCACAGAAGAGTGTTTCCCAGTCTGGCTCTCCTCAGAGCCCTCTTCAGTTGGCCGATGCCCGCCGAGCCATCTCTCCGACCGCTGGAGATAGCTGTGAGGAAGAAGGTGGGAAGTCAGAGTGCCACAACTGGAGATGA
- the LOC135641147 gene encoding putative disease resistance protein RGA3, giving the protein MSTALVIGGWFAQSFIQTLLDKASNCAIQQLARRRGLHDDLRRLRTSLLRIHAILDKAETRWNHKNTSLVELVRQLKDAAYDAEDLLEELEYQAAKQKVEHRGDQISDLFSFSLSTASEWLGADGDDAGTRLREIQGKLCNIAADMMDVMQLSAPDDGGRQFDWKVVRRETSSFLTENVVFGRDQEREKVVELLLDSGSGNSSFSVLPLVGIGGVGKTTLAQLVYNDNRVGNYFHLKVWVCVSDNFNVKRLTKEIIESATKVEQSDKLNLDTLQQILKEKIASERFLLVLDDVWSENRDDWERLCAPLRFAARGSKVIVTTRDTKIASIIGTMKEISLDGLQDDAYWELFKKCAFGSVNPQEHLELEVIGRKIAGKLKGSPLAAKTLGSLLRSDVSQEHWRTIMESEVWQLPQAENEILPVLWLSYQHLPGHLRQCFAFCAVFHKDYLFYKHELIQTWMAEGFIAPQGNKRVEDVGSSYFHELVNRSFFQESRWRGRYVMHDLIHDLAQFISVGECHRIDDDKSKETPSTTRHLSVALTEQMKLVNFSGYNKLRTLMINNQRNQYPYMTKVNSCLLPQSLFKRLKRIHVLVLQKCGMKELPDIIGDLIQLRYLDISYNARIQRLPESLCDLYNLQALRLWGCQLQSFPQGLSKLINLRQLHVEDEIISKIYEVGKLISLQELSAFKVLKNHGNKLAELSGLTQLHGTLRITNLENVGSKEEASKAKLHSKQYLEALELEWAAGQVSSLEHELLVSEEVLLGLQPHHFLKSLTIRGYNGATVPSWLDVKMLPNLGTLKLENCTRLEGLSYIGQLPHIKVLHMKRMPVVKQMSHELCGCTKSKLFPRLEELVLEDMPTLKEFPNLAQLPCLKIIHMKNMFAVKHIGHELYGDIESNCFLSLEELVLQDMLTLEELPNLGQLPHLKVIHMKNMSALKLIGRELCGSREKIWFPRLEVLVLKNMLALEELPSLGQLPCLKVLRIQVSKVGHGLFSATRNKWFPRLEELEIKGMLTFEELHSLEKLPCLKVFRIKGLPAVKKIGHGLFDSTCQRECFPRLEDLVLSDMPAWEEWSWAEREELFSCLCRLKIEQCPKLKCLPPIPHSLIKLELWQVGLTGLPGLCKGIGGGSSTRTASLSLLHIIKCPNLRNLGEGLLSNHLPHINAIRIWECAELLWLPVKRFREFTTLENLSIRNCPKLMSMTQCEENDLLLPPSIKALELGDCGNLGKSLPGCLHNLSSLTQLAISNCPYMVSFPREVMLHLKELGTVRIENCDGLGSIEGLQVLKSLKRLAIIGCPRLLLNEGDEQGEVLSLLELSVDKTALLKLSLIKNTLPFIHSLRIIWSPQKVMFDLEEQELVHSLTALRRLEFFRCKNLQSLPTELHTLPSLHALVVSDCPQIQSLPEKGLPTLLTDLGFDHCHPVLTAQLEKHLAEMKSSGRFHPVYA; this is encoded by the coding sequence ATGTCGACGGCGCTAGTAATCGGAGGATGGTTCGCGCAAAGCTTCATCCAGACGTTGCTCGACAAGGCCAGCAACTGCGCGATCCAACAACTCGCGCGGCGCCGCGGCCTTCACGATGACCTGAGGCGGCTGCGGACGTCTCTGCTCCGGATCCATGCCATCCTCGACAAGGCAGAGACGAGGTGGAACCATAAAAACACGAGCTTGGTGGAGCTGGTGAGGCAGCTCAAGGATGCTGCCTATGACGCCGAGGACTTACTGGAGGAGTTGGAGTACCAAGCCGCGAAGCAAAAGGTCGAGCACCGGGGAGACCAGATAAGCGAcctcttttctttttcccttaGTACTGCGAGCGAGTGGTTGGGTGCCGATGGTGATGATGCTGGGACTCGATTGAGGGAGATCCAGGGGAAGCTGTGCAACATTGCTGCCGATATGATGGATGTCATGCAGCTATCGGCACCCGATGATGGGGGGAGACAATTCGACTGGAAGGTGGTGAGAAGAGAAACGAGCTCTTTCTTGACCGAAAACGTCGTGTTTGGTCGGGACCAAGAAAGGGAGAAAGTAGTAGAATTGCTGTTGGATTCAGGATCTGGTAACAGTAGCTTCTCTGTCTTACCCCTCGTCGGAATCGGAGGGGTTGGGAAGACGACTCTGGCTCAGCTCGTGTACAACGACAATCGTGTCGGCAACTATTTCCACCTCAAGGTTTGGGTCTGTGTATCCGACAATTTCAATGTGAAGAGACTGACCAAAGAGATAATCGAGTCTGCTACCAAGGTGGAACAATCTGACAAATTGAACTTGGACACCCTGCAACAGATCCTCAAGGAGAAGATTGCTTCGGAGAGGTTTCTGCTAGTCCTCGATGACGTGTGGAGCGAAAACAGGGATGACTGGGAAAGGCTGTGCGCACCACTAAGGTTTGCAGCAAGAGGCAGCAAGGTTATAGTCACAACTCGAGACACAAAGATTGCCAGCATCATTGGCACAATGAAGGAAATTTCGCTCGATGGTCTCCAGGATGATGCTTACTGGGAGCTGTTCAAGAAATGTGCATTTGGTTCTGTGAACCCCCAGGAGCATCTAGAGCTCGAGGTTATCGGTAGAAAGATTGCTGGTAAGTTGAAGGGCTCACCGCTAGCAGCAAAAACACTAGGAAGCTTGTTGCGGTCGGATGTCAGCCAAGAACACTGGAGAACTATAATGGAAAGTGAGGTATGGCAACTGCCACAAGCTGAAAATGAAATATTGCCTGTTCTATGGCTGAGCTATCAACACCTTCCCGGACATCTTAGACAGTGTTTCGCTTTTTGCGCTGTGTTTCACAAAGATTATTTATTCTATAAACATGAGTTGATCCAgacttggatggcagaaggcttcattgCACCTCAAGGAAACAAGAGGGTGGAAGATGTCGGAAGCAGCTACTTCCATGAGCTTGTTAATAGGTCTTTCTTTCAGGAATCTCGGTGGAGAGGGCGATACGTGATGCATGACCTCATACACGATCTTGCCCAATTTATATCTGTGGGAGAGTGCCATAGGATAGATGATGACAAGTCCAAAGAGACCCCTAGTACGACTCGTCATCTATCAGTAGCATTAACTGAGCAAATGAAGTTGGTGAATTTTTCAGGTTACAATAAATTGCGGACCCTTATGATCAACAATCAGAGAAATCAGTATCCATATATGACTAAAGTCAACAGCTGCTTGTTGCCTCAAAGCTTGTTCAAAAGACTGAAAAGAATCCATGTTTTAGTTTTGCAGAAGTGTGGCATGAAAGAGTTGCCTGATATTATCGGTGACTTGATACAACTTCGGTACCTTGACATATCCTACAATGCTCGCATTCAGAGGTTGCCCGAGTCATTGTGCGACCTTTACAATCTGCAAGCACTGAGGCTATGGGGCTGTCAATTACAGAGTTTCCCACAAGGCCTGAGCAAGCTGATCAACTTGAGGCAACTTCATGTAGAAGATGAGATAATTTCTAAGATATACGAGGTTGGGAAGCTGATTTCTCTGCAAGAATTGTCTGCATTCAAAGTGCTAAAGAATCATGGAAACAAACTTGCAGAACTAAGTGGTTTGACACAACTCCACGGCACTCTACGAATTACAAATCTTGAAAATGTAGGGAGTAAAGAAGAAGCAAGCAAGGCTAAACTGCACAGCAAACAGTATCTTGAAGCATTAGAGTTAGAGTGGGCAGCTGGCCAGGTTTCCAGCTTGGAGCATGAGTTACTTGTCTCGGAGGAAGTACTTTTAGGTCTCCAACCACATCACTTCCTCAAAAGTTTGACAATCAGAGGGTACAATGGTGCTACAGTACCCAGTTGGCTGGATGTGAAAATGCTACCGAACTTGGGAACTCTTAAACTAGAGAACTGTACAAGACTGGAGGGTCTTTCATATATTGGACAACTGCCACATATCAAGGTCCTTCATATGAAGAGAATGCCTGTGGTGAAACAAATGAGTCATGAATTATGTGGCTGTACGAAAAGCAAGTTGTTCCCTAGGCTAGAAGAGTTAGTACTGGAGGATATGCCAACATTGAAAGAATTCCCGAATCTTGCACAACTTCCTTGTCTCAAGATTATTCACATGAAGAACATGTTTGCAGTAAAACATATAGGTCATGAATTATATGGTGATATAGAGAGCAATTGTTTTCTATCATTAGAAGAGCTTGTGCTGCAGGACATGCTGACATTGGAGGAACTCCCAAATCTTGGACAACTTCCACATCTTAAGGTTATTCACATGAAGAACATGTCTGCACTGAAACTTATAGGTCGTGAATTATGTGGTTCTAGAGAGAAAATTTGGTTTCCTAGGCTAGAAGTGCTAGTGCTGAAGAACATGCTGGCACTGGAGGAACTCCCAAGTCTTGGACAACTTCCATGTCTCAAGGTTCTTCGCATCCAGGTGTCGAAGGTAGGCCATGGACTCTTTAGTGCTACGAGGAATAAATGGTTTCCAAGGCTGGAAGAGCTAGAAATCAAGGGCATGCTGACATTTGAGGAACTCCATTCTCTTGAAAAACTGCCATGTCTCAAGGTTTTCCGCATCAAGGGATTGCCAGCAGTGAAAAAGATAGGCCATGGATTATTTGATTCTACCTGTCAGAGAGAGTGTTTTCCAAGGTTGGAAGATCTCGTATTAAGCGACATGCCAGCATGGGAAGAGTGGTCGTGGGCTGAAAGGGAGGAGTTATTTTCCTGCTTGTGTAGACTTAAAATTGAACAATGCCCCAAACTTAAATGCTTGCCTCCCATCCCTCATTCTCTCATAAAACTTGAATTATGGCAAGTTGGGCTGACAGGACTTCCAGGATTATGCAAAGGAATTGGTGGAGGTAGCAGCACTAGAACTGCTTCTCTCTCACTCTTGCACATTATTAAATGTCCAAATCTGAGAAATCTGGGAGAAGGGTTGCTATCAAACCACCTGCCACATATCAATGCTATTCGGATATGGGAATGTGCTGAACTGTTGTGGCTGCCTGTCAAGAGGTTTAGAGAATTCACCACCCTTGAGAACTTGTCAATAAGGAACTGCCCCAAGCTCATGAGCATGACACAGTGTGAGGAGAATGACCTCCTCCTCCCGCCGTCAATCAAGGCACTAGAATTGGGTGACTGTGGAAATCTTGGGAAATCGCTGCCTGGATGCCTACACAACCTCAGCTCACTTACTCAGTTGGCGATATCCAATTGTCCATACATGGTATCCTTTCCAAGGGAAGTAATGCTTCACTTGAAGGAACTTGGAACTGTAAGGATCGAGAATTGTGATGGGCTGGGATCAATAGAGGGTTTACAAGTTCTCAAATCACTCAAGAGATTGGCAATCATAGGATGTCCCAGGCTTTTGCTAAATGAAGGGGATGAGCAAGGGGAGGTCTTGTCACTGCTTGAATTATCAGTAGATAAAACAGCCCTACTTAAACTCTCACTTATAAAAAATACACTACCATTCATCCATTCTCTCAGAATCATCTGGTCTCCTCAGAAAGTGATGTTTGACTTGGAGGAGCAGGAATTGGTGCACAGCCTCACAGCTCTCAGGCGCCTTGAATTCTTCAGATGCAAGAATCTCCAGTCCTTGCCAACAGAGTTGCATACCCTTCCTTCCCTCCATGCTTTGGTTGTAAGTGACTGCCCACAGATCCAATCACTGCCGGAGAAGGGACTCCCGACACTCCTCACAGATTTAGGATTTGACCATTGCCACCCAGTGCTGACTGCGCAACTGGAAAAGCACCTGGCAGAGATGAAGAGCTCAGGTCGATTTCACCCAGTTTATGCATAG